A portion of the Glycine max cultivar Williams 82 chromosome 10, Glycine_max_v4.0, whole genome shotgun sequence genome contains these proteins:
- the LOC100795828 gene encoding zinc finger protein ZAT11 translates to MKRQRDGVESIDLVNCLMLLSHHREIKPQKLLGPEEFECMTCNRKFTSFQALGGHRASHKKPKLHVKEQGKILMLGNKPKKHECTICGREFTLGQALGGHMKKHRIAVDQGFSLINEVVVKVPFLKRSNSKRVLFLDLNLNLTPLQNDLKLLFGEKAPKVDSFV, encoded by the coding sequence ATGAAGAGACAGAGAGATGGAGTAGAGAGCATAGATTTAGTAAATTGTCTAATGTTGCTCTCTCATCACAGAGAAATCAAACCCCAAAAACTTCTGGGCCCTGAAGAATTTGAGTGTATGACATGCAACCGGAAGTTCACTTCGTTTCAGGCCCTCGGAGGCCATAGGGCAAGCCACAAAAAGCCCAAATTACACGTAAAAGAACAGGGCAAAATTCTGATGTTGGGGAATAAGCCCAAAAAACACGAATGCACCATTTGTGGTAGGGAATTCACTTTGGGCCAGGCActtggaggacacatgaaaaaaCACAGAATTGCCGTTGACCAAGGGTTTTCTTTGATAAACGAGGTTGTTGTAAAAGTACCGTTTCTTAAAAGGTCTAATAGTAAGAGGGTTTTGTTCTTGGACTTGAACTTGAACTTGACTCCTCTGCAGAATGACTTGAAGTTATTATTTGGAGAAAAGGCACCCAAAGTTGATTCCTTCGTTTGA
- the LOC106794714 gene encoding putative clathrin assembly protein At2g25430, with protein sequence MENSSEDSSKSHGNRPSITRFHNLCFVFLFTLDSTNASLVTISKRSNKTRDWIVAIKALLLVHRLLLDAHPAFQDEIMHSTHLGTSRILNMSNLRDNMPSNSSNQVGFVKVYSLYLDVKVDFVAYRRKLSDGVVESVEFRDKFGSAERGRNEVTLVREMGAERVLKRLNCLLRMLDRVLGCRPSGATKNNSLVLVALYQVVRDSFKLYAEVCDVLGVLLDRFSPRWSMSIVLLDRCVKAFFNSVQRLVA encoded by the exons ATGGAaaattcaagtgaagattcatCAAAATCTCATGGAAACAG GCCATCCATTACGCGATTTCACAATCTCTGCTTTGTCTTCCTGTTCACTCTTGATTCCACCAACGCTTCTCTCGTCACCATTTCCAAGAGGTCCAACAAGACTCGCGATTGGATCGTCGCCATCAAAGCCCTCTTGCTTGTTCACAGGCTTTTGCTCGACGCCCACCCTGCCTTCCAGGACGAGATCATGCACTCCACGCACCTCGGCACCTCGAGGATTCTCAACATGTCTAACTTGAGAGACAACATGCCTTCCAACTCATCGAATCAAGTGGGTTTCGTTAAGGTTTACTCGTTGTATCTCGATGTGAAGGTTGATTTTGTGGCTTATAGGAGAAAATTAAGCGACGGTGTTGTTGAATCTGTGGAGTTTAGGGATAAGTTTGGTTCTGCTGAGAGAGGGAGGAATGAGGTTACTCTTGTGAGGGAAATGGGAGCTGAGAGAGTTTTGAAGAGGTTGAACTGTTTGCTGCGGATGCTTGATCGTGTCTTGGGTTGTAGGCCCAGTGGTGCTACCAAGAACAATAGCTTGGTGCTGGTTGCGCTTTACCAGGTTGTGAGGGATAGTTTTAAGCTTTATGCAGAGGTGTGTGATGTTTTAGGTGTGTTGTTGGATCGGTTTTCACCGAGATGGAGTATGAGCATTGTGTTGTTGGATCGGTGTGTGAAGGCTTTTTTCAATTCAGTCCAAAGACTTGTCGCATGA
- the LOC100778467 gene encoding zinc finger protein ZAT11, whose translation MVAILKRQGENESEETIIGLAKSLMQLSRVQQQSNKPLLKTFSPTEFECKTCNRKFSSFQALGGHRASHKKPKFEAEELKEEAKKTKPKMHECSICGMEFSLGQALGGHMRKHRGAISENDNNNEALSSIKQAIAKAPVLKRSNSKRVMCLEMDLNLTPLENDLKLLFGNKAPRVDLSL comes from the coding sequence ATGGTAGCAATTCTCAAGAGACAGGGAGAAAACGAATCCGAAGAAACCATCATAGGCTTGGCAAAAAGTCTCATGCAACTCTCGCGTGTCCAACAACAAAGCAATAAGCCTCTTCTCAAAACCTTTTCTCCAACGGAGTTCGAGTGCAAAACCTGTAACCGCAAGTTTTCATCTTTTCAAGCTCTTGGTGGCCACAGGGCTAGCCACAAGAAGCCCAAGTTCGAAGCTGAAGAACTCAAAGAAGAAGCCAAGAAGACTAAACCCAAAATGCACGAGTGTTCAATTTGTGGCATGGAATTCTCTCTGGGCCAGGCACTGGGGGGTCACATGAGAAAACACAGAGGTGCCATTAGTGAGAACGACAATAATAATGAAGCGTTGTCTTCTATAAAGCAAGCAATTGCAAAAGCTCCGGTTTTGAAACGATCGAATAGCAAGAGGGTCATGTGCTTGGAGATGGACCTGAATTTGACGCCTTTGGAGAATGACTTGAAGTTGTTGTTCGGAAACAAGGCTCCTAGAGTCGATCTTTCTTTGTAG
- the LOC100796348 gene encoding zinc finger protein ZAT18 — MAMKRHRENEGTTLESWGMQNCSISITPDTTSVSSSTTSPEEVFECKTCNRKFNSFQALGGHRASHNKRVEMEGEEQQLKLKNKGKIYGLGKQSEPKIHNCFICGQGFSLGQALGGHMRRHRDATNDVFSSINQVVAKVSVLKRSCNGKVFCLDLNLSPLENDLKLLLFGKVSPKVNPSSF, encoded by the coding sequence ATGGCCATGAAGAGACATAGAGAGAATGAAGGAACAACATTAGAAAGCTGGGGCATGcaaaattgttcaatttcaatcaCACCCGACACAACAAGTGTTTCAAGTTCCACCACTTCCCCTGAAGAAGTATTTGAGTGCAAAACGTGCAACCGCAAGTTCAACTCTTTTCAAGCACTGGGTGGCCACAGGGCTAGTCACAACAAGAGGGTGGAGATGGAAGGTGAAGAACAACAACTCAAACTCAAAAACAAGGGCAAAATCTATGGGTTGGGAAAACAAAGTGAGCCCAAAATTCATAATTGCTTCATTTGTGGTCAGGGTTTTTCTCTGGGCCAGGCCTTGGGAGGACACATGAGAAGACACAGAGATGCAACCAACGATGTTTTCTCGTCCATAAACCAGGTTGTTGCTAAAGTTTCAGTTCTCAAGAGATCGTGTAATGGCAAGGTTTTCTGCTTGGACCTCAACTTAAGTCCTCTCGAGAATGACTTGAAGTTATTGCTGTTCGGGAAAGTGTCACCCAAAGTTAATCCTTCTTCCTTCtga